Part of the Spinacia oleracea cultivar Varoflay chromosome 5, BTI_SOV_V1, whole genome shotgun sequence genome, gaaaaaaaatttAGGAAATATGCAAGAACCAAGGTTTGAACCTTGGTTGATTGAGCAAGTAGGATAGAGCCATCAAAGGAAAGCAATTTGGGAAATTTTTCTTATGAATAGTGAATATCACCTATATGTGACTCAAAACACTATGCTTAAGCATAGTGTTTGAAGTTCAtacattttaaaggtttgggataaggaaaaagaaaatgttgttctttttatgtgttttgttcttttttttttttttttttttttttgtcgttTTATGAGttcttgttattttatttttattttgattttgttctttgtcTTTTGTAAAAaggttgttgttcttttttaaaattattgtgttctttttaacttttttttactgattttaataatattatcggtaatatatttttttttctgttgcatttttcacatgatgttctttttgCAAAACAGTTGTTCTTTTCATAGTTtatcaggagagagaatatatatttttttcatttttgtacatttttctttagttttttaacattagtgttcttttcagaTTTTGGTTAATAttcttttcgtttactctattatgttctttttcgatgtttttttttgcattttcttttaatatttttgcgtTTTGATGtaggtgcacgtagatctacgtgcagggCTCTACACCCTCCGCGAATTGATTTAAAATAGAGATGGAGTATCGGGAAAAATAGAGCATGGGCCGCCAAGTTAATAAACACAGAAAAAAAAACCCCACAATTGAACAACAATTGGGAGACAGCCAAAACGGCATTTCATGGTGATAAGGATGGTAGACAATATTTTCAGGAAAGAATTGTCTAGATATTTGTTCATTTAAAGCTTATCCAAAATTGAATTATTAAGCATTATTTCGTTACAATTTATGCGTAATTTGATCAGTTAGTGCGGTGTACTGTGACTATAAATTTGGTAGCTAGTCACCTCACTTCAAATCACATTGATCTCTTTTTTCTTGCTCTAACATCTAATTCTCTCTCTCTATCTCCCTCTTCTTCATCTTGCCATGGATCCATCTAAGGTTTGCTTTAATTTCCTTTTTacataaataaatattattccAGAGTACTTCATATATAATAATCCGATTATTATTAAATGACATTATGATAAAAGAATATAGGGATTTCGAGTTTTGATTCGGGTTTTTTATGCAGTACCGCCCGTCAAGTGCTTATAACTCCCCGTACTTAACCAACAATAATGGTACACCTATTTGGAACGATACTTCTGCCTTAACTGTTGGCCCTAGAGGTAactattgttttttcttttggtggTAAATAAACtgatttattcatttttttgttgTTATTACATATTTAGCGTACttttagtttcttaatttaACGCCttgagaataaaaaaaattaaattttaagcaGAAGGAGAAGTTTTGATATTGGTTGATACGTGTATAAgtaggattacatcaaccatgCTATTGATAATCCATATAGATTTAGGCATTTAGCTAGAGATCGTTCGATGCGTGTGTTAATCATCGATCATCTTTGTGGATCGGGAGCGCCTCTAACTTGTATTTGGATACACCTAAAACTAAGTGCACCAAATGGTTGAACAACTTTTTTAAACGGATACAAATCATCAAAttagaaaaggaaaataaaaaactCTTTGGTATACCTTACTCAGTTACTCCAAGTGCGCAGCAAGAATGTGTAGCGGATCGGATGTGCatggtgtttttttttataagattatgtaaatattaattatagtTATGTTCGGTACTGTTGGAAGATTTTGATCTTGTACAATATGTGATTTATGTAAAAGAACACGTTGTTCGTTGTTACTAAACGTTTAACATGTCCATAGATCTGAGTTTTTTACTAGATTAGTTTCACCAACTTAAGTTCTTATGAGTAAATATATAAACAATGGAAGAAAATTTTGAGTATAAACAATTATTACATCTGTTTCAAAATGAAATTTATACTTTTCgttttactaaaattcataatgttatttacactttgttttattttatttttagacaTGAAAATTAACTACTTACATTTTTTACCCCGTAATATTTACAATTTCCACTCACTTCCTCttgctttattcattttttcctTACACCCACCCatattttttctcatttctCTTACTCTTATAttttacttcctccattcttttttaaatgacacaattgtacttttggcactatgcatataatatactttgaccatcaatttgatttatacttaacaaaaaatataatcATGTGGGGTCTTGATTATCACTTTTGGCACTATGcatataatatactttgaccatcaatttgatttatacttaacaaaaaatataatcatgtggggtcttgttataatcgtctcatcctatagttttataatatcaaatttttataatttttaaccattgataataaaaggtattaatggttgaaatattgcattggcaaacgtgacaaaaaaattatgtcatttaataaagaatggaggaagtattatattcaaccaacttttccattttttttcttaatctttgtgtaaatagtaacccaaattcttatatgagactgtcctcaccatcaactgatggtgagaccagttcacactttcgaatttaggtatgttacttctatagtttagatatgttactttttatttataattttagaggaggtatttttttttagtttaggtatgttactatacgtgttactttttttatacggagtagttttagggagataccttcttagtttaggtatattacttctatagtttagacatgttactttttcttttttttaattttagaggaaatactttttttagtttaggtatgttaattctgtagtttatacatgttacttttttttatacggagtagttttaggtatgttacttctattgtttagacatgttacttttttttttaataattttagaggaggtactttttttagtttaggtatgttacttctatagtttagctagacatgttacttttttttttatataattttagatgaggtacttttttagtttaggtatgttacttctatagtttagacatgttacttttttttatacggaatagttttaggggaagtacatttttagtttaggtatgttacttctatagtttagacatgttacttttttttatacggaatagttttaggggaagtacatttttagtttaggtatgttacttctatagtttagacatattagttttttttttatatatataattttaggggaggtacttttttagtttaggtaggttatttctatagtttagatctgttactttttttttatatagttttaggggaggtacgctattggtttcgcgctcgtcacaccatcaagttgatggtgtgactggtctcacaggagacgtgCTGAAATAGTAATGGCAAACATCTGAAACAAAGGTAGTACTCAATTTAAACAGTTGTAGGAAATGGTAGCACCACATCACCTATATTACCTAATGCAATAAAATTTTGTACTCATTGGACAATCGATTATGTTTTAACATTTGTTTTGATAAGTGGTATATTAATTTGAACAAATGTTTTAGCTAGATCAATAAATGTACGAATGATTTATTTACATGGATGAGTCATGAGTGTGGTATTATTTGAACAAAATAAACAGGTCCAATTCTGCTGGAGGACTATCACCTGATTGAAAAGATAGCAACCTGGACACATGAGCGGATACCTGAACGTGTTGTACATGCTAGGGGAGCAAGTGCCAAGGGTTTTTTTGAAGTTACTCATGATATCACTAACCTCACTTGTGCTGATTTCCTGCGCGCCCCTGGCGTCCAGACGCCTTGTATTGTCCGATTTTCCACTGTTATTCACGAACGTGGTAGTCCTGAAACACTCAGGGATCCTCGTGGTTTCGCCATCAAGTTCTACACTAGAGAGGTAATATTATTACTGCCCTGTTACGTTACATTTTATATGCCCGTATTCATAGCTCATACATGACTTAACCACCTAATACTTGATTTAAGCTTTGGTTTtgtctgatttttctacttcttgTTATGGTCTTAATttttctggtctggtctggtctggtctgaatgTTTTTTGATAgtgttttttgtgtttttctaGTCTGGTTTAATTTGATTCTTTCTAATCTGGTCTGAATGTTTTCTGTTAgtgttttttacattttttctggtttatttgattttttcttATGATTTGATTCTAacaaaaataagtaataagtaataagcaataagaataaAGTGAAGAGAACAACACCTTAATTAATTGTCAATTTAATTTGCTAGATCGAACTGCAGCATATCCCTATTGTACTTGATCCTGTATGATATGATAGTATGACAGCTGAAAAAATTTCAATAAGCTAGGTaactaaattttgtttaaaAATGTCTGAATCAATTTGTGGTGATGATATATGGTTGCAGGGTAACTTTGATATTGTGGGGAACAACTTCCCAGTGTTTTTCACCCGTGATGCAATGCAGTTCTTCGATCTGATCCGAGCATTTAAGCCTAACCCAAAATCCCATATCCAAGAAAGCTGGAGGTACATGGATTTCTGCTCTTACCTCCCAGAGAGTCTAAACACCTTCACTTTCTTCTTCGACGATGTGGGAATTCCTATCAATTACAGACACATGAATGGTTCTGGAGTCCACACCTTCACTCTAATCAACAAGGCAGGAAAAGTAACATATGTCAAGTTCCATTGGCGTCCAACAGTTGGGGAAAAGAACTTGCTCGAAGAAGAAGCCATTAAGGTAGGTGGCGCGAACCACAGTCACGCCACACAGGACTTGTATGAGTCTATTGCAAATGGGAATTTCCCAGAATGGAAACTCTACATCCAAACCATGGACCCTGCTGATGAAGACAAGTTTGATTTTGATCCACTTGATACCACTAAGACATGGCCTGAAGATATCTTGCCATTACAGCCTGTAGGACGTCTTGTGTTGAACAAGAATGTCGATAATTTCTTCACTGAAAATGAACAACTGGCTTTTGATCCTGCACATATTGTTCCTGGGATTTATTTCTCCAATGATAAGATGCTTCAAGCTCGTACTTTTGCATATGCTGATACACATAGATACCGTTTGGGTGTCAACTATTTGCAACTTCCTGTTAATGCTCCTAAGTGTCCTCATACCAATATGCACCGCGATGGTGCTATGACCATGATACACAGGGATGAAGAGGTTCCTTATTCAATCTTTTCACCTcaattttacttattaaaactcATTCTTAGTTATCATCTACTAATGGCCGGTGCTTAATTATGAATGTTTTAGATTGATTACTTCCCATCAAGATTTGATCCTCTTAGGGAAGCTGAGAGACATCCAATTCCAACAGCCATCATACATGGAAGACGTGAAAAGGTAACTAATTTCTTCAATCATTTATCTTTGCCAATTTATTGATCGAATTTGTTACTCAATTATTGAGTCTAGTTTGGACTTGAGAGGGACATACCAACTTTCTTACGAAATTTTCACTTGTTTTTTCCTTATTAAATTTAGCAAATC contains:
- the LOC110790286 gene encoding catalase; the encoded protein is MDPSKYRPSSAYNSPYLTNNNGTPIWNDTSALTVGPRGPILLEDYHLIEKIATWTHERIPERVVHARGASAKGFFEVTHDITNLTCADFLRAPGVQTPCIVRFSTVIHERGSPETLRDPRGFAIKFYTREGNFDIVGNNFPVFFTRDAMQFFDLIRAFKPNPKSHIQESWRYMDFCSYLPESLNTFTFFFDDVGIPINYRHMNGSGVHTFTLINKAGKVTYVKFHWRPTVGEKNLLEEEAIKVGGANHSHATQDLYESIANGNFPEWKLYIQTMDPADEDKFDFDPLDTTKTWPEDILPLQPVGRLVLNKNVDNFFTENEQLAFDPAHIVPGIYFSNDKMLQARTFAYADTHRYRLGVNYLQLPVNAPKCPHTNMHRDGAMTMIHRDEEIDYFPSRFDPLREAERHPIPTAIIHGRREKQIIPKENNFKEPGERYRSWDPARQERFIGRFVQALSDPRLTYEIRSIWVSYLSQADKSLGMKVASRLNVRPTM